One genomic segment of Polyodon spathula isolate WHYD16114869_AA chromosome 17, ASM1765450v1, whole genome shotgun sequence includes these proteins:
- the LOC121329861 gene encoding probable G-protein coupled receptor 132: MANNSSEGTTCRLPYDEDRIPLVVLYSIVFIIGVPANFVTILLTYKQVRRKNVLGIYLLSLSICDLMYLSTLPLWMSYVNNDHTWHWSPMTCKITGYVFFNNMYISIFLLCCISIDRYVAVVYAVESRGLRQQKLAAIITCIICIVVPIGHAPVFTMKENDTGQADQKCFEPGKASVIVTGFNYARFFIGFFLPLCILVVTNYCILTNIQASTGLHSRSKKKIKCLATTVIVLFLFCFGPYHIILLVRAVMYHILEEGQNCRFGNQIYIPYTICLGLSTFNSAMNPILYVLASENIRKELSRGLLNIRSRTSLQQRGTDSSLPKFPTSKNSVDPAQTLENSNQ; this comes from the coding sequence ATGGCTAATAATTCGAGCGAGGGTACTACTTGCAGACTCCCTTATGATGAGGACAGGATTCCGTTAGTTGTGTTGTACAGCATTGTTTTCATCATTGGAGTGCCTGCTAACTTTGTGACTATACTTTTAACGTACAAGCAAGTCCGTAGGAAAAACGTGCTGGGGATTTACCTTCTCAGCTTGTCGATATGTGACCTGATGTATTTGTCCACACTGCCCCTTTGGATGTCTTATGTCAACAATGACCACACGTGGCATTGGAGTCCTATGACTTGCAAGATCACAGGCTATGTGTTTTTCAACAACATGTACATCAGCATTTTCCTCCTGTGCTGCATCTCTATAGACCGATATGTGGCTGTGGTTTATGCTGTGGAGTCCAGGGGCTTGAGGCAGCAGAAGTTGGCGGCCATCATCACGTGCATCATCTGCATAGTTGTGCCAATCGGCCATGCCCCCGTTTTCACAATGAAAGAAAACGACACAGGCCAGGCCGACCAAAAATGCTTTGAGCCAGGCAAAGCCTCTGTAATAGTTACAGGGTTTAACTATGCCAGGTTCTTCATTGGATTTTTCCTTCCCTTGTGTATCCTGGTTGTCACCAACTACTGCATCCTAACAAATATTCAAGCCAGCACTGGCCTGCATAGTAGATCGAAGAAGAAGATCAAGTGCCTGGCGACCACGGTGATAGTTCTCTTTCTGTTCTGCTTTGGTCCGTACCACATCATTCTGTTAGTCCGAGCCGTGATGTATCACATTCTAGAAGAGGGACAAAACTGTAGGTTTGGGAATCAAATCTATATACCTTATACAATTTGTTTGGGCTTGTCCACATTCAACAGCGCCATGAACCCTATTCTTTACGTCCTGGCCAGCGAGAACATTCGGAAGGAGCTCAGTAGAGGGCTGCTTAACATTCGAAGCCGCACTTCCTTGCAGCAGAGAGGCACTGACAGCAGTTTGCCCAAATTTCCGACCTCAAAAAACTCTGTGGATCCTGCACAAACACTTGAAAACAGTAACCAATGA